A region from the Agrobacterium cucumeris genome encodes:
- a CDS encoding alpha/beta hydrolase, with the protein MRLIFSLFLTLGILSSCAGRPGADVLQAINTKAHGTKIVTAYVVSTREKNTDAKKGFGTERAMEPNYASFDISIPPTHKSGKIEWASGKPDPNKDFVVTRADTLTKPSFNADLGDVARSGKQIALFVHGYNYSYQEALFRAAQMAADAKMDGVPLVFSWPSQANVTGYVADKESATFSRDALAGVLIDLTRQTPRKSVVVFGHSMGGWLVMEALRQLRLQGRNDVLAKLQVVLAAPDIDADVFRKQIEVVGRLNPPLTVLVSKDDRALKASSILGADVTRIGALDVTDPQVQEAALKEGVQFIDISKLEASDPLNHDRYAALASMVPQLESSRREGDINSAGAFVFDAIGATVSSPFRLASQVVNPQ; encoded by the coding sequence ATGCGCCTGATCTTTTCGCTGTTTCTCACTCTCGGTATTCTTTCATCCTGTGCAGGCAGGCCGGGGGCGGACGTGCTGCAGGCCATAAACACCAAGGCCCACGGCACGAAAATCGTGACGGCCTATGTGGTGAGCACACGGGAGAAAAACACCGACGCGAAAAAGGGGTTTGGCACGGAGCGGGCAATGGAGCCGAATTATGCAAGCTTCGACATTTCTATTCCTCCTACTCATAAAAGTGGAAAAATCGAGTGGGCCAGCGGCAAGCCGGATCCGAACAAGGATTTCGTCGTTACCCGCGCCGATACGCTGACGAAGCCGAGCTTCAATGCCGATCTTGGCGACGTCGCCCGGTCCGGCAAGCAGATCGCGCTTTTTGTGCATGGTTATAATTACAGCTATCAGGAAGCCCTGTTCCGCGCGGCGCAAATGGCTGCCGATGCCAAGATGGATGGCGTACCGCTGGTGTTCTCCTGGCCATCGCAGGCCAACGTCACCGGTTACGTGGCCGACAAGGAATCGGCGACCTTCTCGCGTGATGCGCTGGCGGGTGTGCTGATCGACCTTACCCGGCAGACCCCGCGAAAAAGCGTTGTCGTGTTTGGCCACAGCATGGGTGGCTGGCTGGTCATGGAGGCGCTGCGCCAATTGCGCTTGCAGGGCAGGAACGACGTGCTCGCCAAGCTGCAGGTGGTGCTGGCAGCACCTGACATCGATGCCGATGTGTTTCGCAAACAGATCGAGGTGGTGGGCCGGCTCAACCCGCCGCTCACCGTTCTCGTTTCCAAGGACGACCGCGCCCTTAAGGCATCCTCCATTTTGGGCGCGGATGTCACCCGCATCGGCGCACTTGACGTGACCGACCCACAGGTACAGGAAGCCGCCCTGAAGGAGGGCGTGCAGTTCATCGACATTTCCAAACTCGAGGCTTCCGATCCGCTCAACCATGACCGCTATGCGGCGCTGGCCTCGATGGTACCGCAGCTGGAATCCAGCAGACGCGAGGGCGACATCAACAGTGCGGGTGCCTTCGTTTTCGATGCGATCGGCGCGACCGTCTCCAGCCCCTTCCGCCTTGCGAGCCAGGTGGTGAACCCGCAGTAG
- the recF gene encoding DNA replication/repair protein RecF (All proteins in this family for which functions are known are DNA-binding proteins that assist the filamentation of RecA onto DNA for the initiation of recombination or recombinational repair.) — protein sequence MTNKVSLLRLKLTDFRNYAAAALTLDDRHVVLTGDNGSGKTNLLEAVSFLSPGRGLRRATLSDVTRVGADAGFSIFADVEGMDGEVAIGTGIEGDGEVVSRRLRLNGTSVKSVDELTDHLRVLWLTPAMDGLFTGSSSDRRRFLDRLVLSLDPAHGRRASDFEKAMRGRNRLLSEGRFDPVWLDGIEKQMAELGISMAVARYEMLGLLKTLIEGRAGNAAFPSAALALSGFMDGGLHRPAVDLEDEYGLMLREGRYRDAAAGRTLDGPHRVDLFVRHAEKNMEAERCSTGEQKALLVGLVLAHAQLTANMTGHAPILLLDEIAAHLDEGRRAALFDLIHALGGQSFMTGTDAAMFSALGERAQFFNVSHGSVTG from the coding sequence ATGACGAACAAGGTGTCGCTTTTACGGCTGAAACTCACGGACTTCCGCAACTATGCGGCGGCGGCGCTCACACTTGATGATCGCCATGTTGTGCTGACCGGCGATAATGGCTCAGGCAAGACCAATCTGCTGGAGGCCGTCTCGTTTCTTTCACCCGGCAGGGGCCTTCGCCGGGCCACCCTGTCCGATGTTACCCGCGTCGGCGCGGACGCCGGGTTCTCGATCTTCGCCGATGTCGAAGGCATGGATGGCGAAGTTGCCATCGGCACCGGGATTGAAGGCGATGGCGAAGTGGTGTCACGTCGCCTGCGGCTGAACGGCACATCGGTAAAATCCGTTGACGAACTGACTGATCATCTGCGCGTGCTGTGGCTGACGCCCGCCATGGACGGCCTTTTCACCGGCTCGTCATCGGACCGTCGGCGTTTTCTCGACAGGCTGGTGCTGTCGCTCGATCCCGCCCATGGCAGGCGGGCAAGCGATTTCGAAAAGGCCATGCGCGGCCGCAATCGCCTGCTGTCGGAAGGCCGTTTTGATCCGGTCTGGCTGGACGGCATCGAAAAACAGATGGCCGAACTCGGCATTTCCATGGCGGTTGCCCGTTATGAAATGCTCGGCCTGTTGAAGACCCTGATTGAGGGCCGGGCCGGCAACGCTGCTTTCCCGTCGGCGGCGCTTGCGCTCTCCGGCTTCATGGACGGCGGGCTTCATCGGCCGGCTGTCGATCTGGAAGACGAATATGGTCTGATGCTGCGGGAGGGCCGGTATCGGGACGCGGCGGCAGGCCGCACGCTGGATGGCCCGCACCGCGTTGATCTCTTTGTGCGCCATGCGGAAAAGAACATGGAAGCGGAACGCTGCTCGACCGGAGAGCAGAAAGCGTTATTGGTCGGGCTGGTGCTTGCACATGCGCAGCTGACAGCCAATATGACCGGACATGCGCCCATTCTGCTCCTGGACGAAATCGCCGCTCATCTGGACGAGGGCAGACGTGCCGCCCTGTTCGATCTCATCCATGCGCTCGGCGGCCAGAGTTTCATGACCGGAACGGATGCGGCCATGTTCTCCGCCCTTGGCGAGCGGGCGCAGTTCTTCAATGTTTCCCACGGGAGCGTCACGGGATGA
- a CDS encoding molybdopterin-synthase adenylyltransferase MoeB has product MDPLSPEEIERYKRHILLPEIGGAGQQRLKAARVLVIGAGGLGAPVLHYLAAAGVGTLGMIDDDVVSLSNLQRQVIHDSGTIGELKTQSARKAIARLNPHVRALVYEERFSQVWAHDHLPSFDLLIDGSDNFDTRYAAADAAEAAKRPLVTGAVGRFDGSVTVLKPYETNADGALLPGYRDLFPEPPPQGLIPNCAETGIVGALTGVIGTIMAMEAIKLITGAGEPLICRLLLYDALSARFETVRYKRRPAGKKP; this is encoded by the coding sequence ATGGACCCGCTGAGCCCGGAAGAGATCGAACGCTACAAGCGCCACATCCTGCTGCCGGAAATCGGCGGTGCCGGTCAGCAACGGCTGAAAGCGGCGCGCGTGCTGGTCATTGGCGCGGGCGGTCTCGGCGCGCCCGTCCTTCATTACCTTGCCGCCGCCGGTGTCGGCACGCTCGGCATGATTGACGACGATGTCGTTTCCCTGTCCAACCTCCAGCGACAGGTGATTCACGATAGCGGCACGATCGGCGAGCTGAAAACGCAAAGCGCCCGCAAGGCCATCGCCCGTCTCAATCCACATGTCCGAGCGCTGGTTTATGAGGAGCGCTTTTCGCAGGTCTGGGCGCATGACCATCTGCCGTCCTTCGATCTGCTGATCGATGGTTCGGATAATTTCGATACGCGTTATGCCGCTGCCGATGCAGCGGAAGCGGCGAAGAGGCCGTTGGTCACCGGCGCCGTCGGCCGTTTCGATGGCTCGGTTACCGTGTTGAAACCCTATGAAACCAACGCCGACGGCGCTCTTCTGCCGGGCTATCGTGATCTGTTTCCGGAGCCACCGCCGCAGGGCCTCATTCCCAATTGCGCCGAAACCGGCATCGTCGGGGCGCTGACGGGGGTGATCGGCACCATCATGGCCATGGAGGCGATCAAGCTGATAACAGGTGCCGGTGAGCCCCTGATCTGCCGCCTGCTTCTCTATGATGCCCTGTCGGCCCGTTTCGAAACCGTTCGTTACAAGCGCCGGCCAGCGGGAAAGAAACCATGA
- a CDS encoding GNAT family N-acetyltransferase, producing the protein MIEIARVGEKFDRWQELLALIMASFAYMDGVIDPPSSAHLLTLENLAEKARAEIAFVALDGDELLGCLFCRPEPPACLYVGKLCVSPKAQGKGIGRMLLERAETLAGELALPALRLETRIELGANHAKFAAWGFVRTAENAHAGYDRTTSIEMTKFLG; encoded by the coding sequence ATGATCGAAATCGCAAGGGTCGGCGAAAAATTCGATCGCTGGCAGGAATTGCTGGCGCTCATCATGGCGTCCTTCGCCTATATGGATGGCGTCATCGATCCGCCGTCGTCGGCCCATCTCCTGACACTGGAAAATCTTGCCGAGAAGGCGAGGGCAGAGATCGCTTTCGTGGCGCTTGACGGCGATGAGCTGCTGGGCTGCCTGTTTTGCCGGCCGGAGCCGCCGGCCTGCCTTTATGTCGGCAAGCTTTGTGTTTCCCCGAAAGCGCAGGGAAAGGGCATCGGCAGGATGTTGCTTGAAAGAGCTGAAACACTGGCTGGCGAATTGGCGCTTCCGGCGCTACGCTTGGAAACGCGCATCGAGCTTGGTGCCAATCACGCCAAATTCGCCGCCTGGGGTTTCGTCAGGACCGCTGAAAATGCCCATGCCGGTTATGATCGCACAACCTCGATTGAAATGACGAAATTCCTCGGTTGA
- a CDS encoding 2-hydroxyacid dehydrogenase yields MTHKKRPTVYITRKLPDVVETRMRELFDAELNIDDTPRSEAELVAAMQRVDVLVPTVTDRITAAMIEKAGPQLKLIASFSNGIDHVDVDAAARQGITVTNTPNVLTEDSADITMALVLAVPRRMIEGTRVLANGSDEWLGWSPTWMLGRRISGKRIGIVGMGRIGTAVARRAKAFGLSIHYHNRKRVNPATETELEATYWDSLDQMLARVDIVSVNCPSTPATYHLISARRLALMQPTSYIVNTARGDIIDEAAMIQCLREGKIAGAGLDVYENEPAVNPKLIKLAKEGKVVLLPHMGSATIEGRIEMGDKVIINIRTLFDGHRPPNRVLPGRS; encoded by the coding sequence ATGACCCACAAGAAGAGACCGACAGTCTATATCACCCGCAAATTGCCTGACGTCGTCGAGACCAGAATGCGCGAACTCTTCGATGCTGAACTGAACATCGATGATACGCCGCGCAGCGAGGCAGAGCTTGTCGCCGCCATGCAGCGGGTGGATGTGCTGGTGCCGACGGTTACCGACCGCATCACTGCGGCCATGATCGAGAAGGCCGGACCGCAGCTGAAGCTGATCGCCAGCTTTTCCAACGGCATAGACCACGTCGACGTTGATGCCGCGGCCAGGCAAGGCATTACCGTTACCAATACGCCGAATGTGCTGACCGAAGACAGCGCCGATATCACCATGGCGCTGGTGCTGGCCGTGCCGCGCCGCATGATCGAAGGCACGCGCGTGCTTGCCAATGGTTCGGACGAATGGCTGGGCTGGTCGCCGACCTGGATGCTGGGGCGGCGCATTTCCGGAAAACGCATCGGCATTGTCGGCATGGGCCGCATCGGAACCGCGGTTGCGCGGCGCGCCAAGGCCTTCGGCCTTTCCATTCATTATCACAACCGCAAACGCGTTAACCCGGCGACTGAGACGGAGCTTGAGGCGACCTATTGGGACAGCCTCGACCAGATGCTGGCGCGCGTGGATATTGTCTCCGTCAATTGCCCTTCGACACCCGCTACCTACCACCTGATCTCGGCGCGGCGGCTGGCGCTGATGCAGCCAACCAGCTACATCGTCAACACGGCGCGCGGCGATATCATCGATGAAGCGGCGATGATCCAGTGCCTGCGCGAAGGAAAAATCGCCGGCGCCGGTCTCGATGTCTATGAGAATGAGCCTGCGGTGAACCCCAAGCTCATCAAGCTCGCCAAGGAAGGCAAGGTTGTCCTGCTTCCCCATATGGGCTCGGCGACGATCGAAGGGCGCATCGAAATGGGTGACAAGGTCATCATCAACATCCGTACGCTGTTCGATGGACACCGTCCGCCGAACCGGGTGCTTCCGGGGCGTAGCTAA
- a CDS encoding SH3 domain-containing protein: MRSVVSIVCIALSLGLLGAATEAMAQGAAKGASGLPLPRFVSLKSKRVNMRIGPSTDYAVSWMYLKSGMPVEIIQEYENWRRIRDADGTEGWVNQALLSGERTAVAAPWMRGKGKEVYVNMRREAQSGASVIARLEPGVVFRIGECNGDWCRAEAGQASGWVSQGEIWGAYPGEAFK; encoded by the coding sequence ATGCGCAGTGTGGTTTCTATCGTTTGCATTGCATTGTCTCTGGGCCTCCTCGGCGCGGCCACCGAAGCCATGGCGCAGGGTGCCGCCAAGGGCGCAAGTGGTCTGCCCCTGCCGCGTTTCGTCAGCCTGAAGTCCAAGCGTGTTAATATGCGCATCGGCCCCAGCACGGATTATGCCGTGTCGTGGATGTATCTGAAATCGGGAATGCCTGTCGAAATCATCCAGGAATATGAAAACTGGCGGCGCATCCGCGATGCCGATGGCACGGAAGGCTGGGTCAACCAGGCGCTGCTGTCCGGCGAGCGCACGGCCGTCGCAGCCCCATGGATGCGTGGCAAGGGCAAGGAAGTTTACGTAAACATGCGCCGCGAAGCGCAGTCGGGTGCTTCGGTCATCGCCAGGCTGGAGCCGGGCGTCGTCTTCAGGATCGGTGAATGCAACGGCGACTGGTGCCGCGCCGAGGCCGGTCAGGCCTCGGGCTGGGTATCGCAGGGCGAAATCTGGGGTGCTTATCCCGGAGAGGCCTTTAAATAA
- a CDS encoding adenosine kinase, whose translation MTKFDVLTVGNAIVDIISRCDDRFLNDNAITKGAMNLIDAERAELLYSLMGPALEASGGSAGNTAAGVANFGGKAAYFGKVAEDQLGEIFQHDIRAQGVYFETKPEGTFPPTARSMIFVTEDGERSMNTYLGACVDLGPEDVEEDVVAQTKVTYFEGYLWDPPRAKDAIRECARIAHENGREVSMTLSDSFCVGRYREEFLDLMRSGTVDIVFANKQEALSLYETDDFELALTKIAADCKIAAVTMSEEGAVILRGTERVKVEAYPVHDVVDTTGAGDLFAAGFLFGYTQDRSLEDCGKLGCLAAAAVIQQVGPRPMSSLKALGAKHGLI comes from the coding sequence ATGACGAAATTCGACGTACTGACTGTCGGCAATGCCATCGTCGACATCATTTCCCGCTGCGACGACCGCTTCCTCAACGACAATGCCATTACCAAAGGCGCGATGAACCTCATCGATGCGGAACGCGCCGAGCTGCTTTATTCGCTGATGGGTCCAGCTCTCGAAGCCTCCGGCGGCAGCGCGGGTAACACGGCGGCCGGTGTGGCGAATTTCGGCGGCAAGGCCGCCTATTTCGGCAAGGTCGCCGAAGACCAGCTCGGGGAAATCTTCCAGCACGATATCCGTGCGCAGGGCGTCTATTTCGAAACGAAGCCGGAAGGCACGTTTCCGCCCACCGCCCGTTCGATGATCTTCGTGACCGAAGATGGCGAGCGTTCCATGAACACCTATCTCGGCGCTTGTGTCGATCTCGGGCCGGAGGACGTGGAAGAAGACGTCGTGGCGCAGACCAAGGTCACCTATTTCGAAGGTTACCTTTGGGATCCGCCGCGCGCCAAGGACGCCATTCGCGAATGCGCCCGCATTGCGCATGAAAACGGCCGCGAAGTTTCCATGACGCTGTCCGACAGTTTCTGCGTCGGCCGTTACCGCGAGGAATTTCTCGACCTGATGCGCTCCGGCACGGTGGACATTGTTTTCGCCAATAAGCAGGAAGCGCTTTCGCTTTACGAGACCGATGATTTCGAGCTGGCGCTGACGAAAATTGCCGCCGACTGCAAGATCGCGGCGGTGACGATGAGCGAAGAAGGTGCCGTTATCCTGCGTGGTACGGAACGGGTGAAGGTAGAAGCCTATCCCGTGCATGACGTGGTCGACACGACGGGTGCAGGCGATCTTTTCGCCGCCGGCTTCCTGTTCGGTTATACGCAGGACCGATCGCTCGAAGATTGCGGCAAGCTCGGCTGCCTTGCGGCCGCGGCCGTCATTCAGCAGGTAGGGCCGCGCCCGATGTCATCGCTCAAGGCGCTTGGCGCAAAGCACGGCCTTATTTAA
- a CDS encoding AEC family transporter, which yields MSAVAANVAPIFILILIGWLTVKAGLFRADAGEILSDFVFKIAVPTLIFRTLAEANFHGASPFRLWITYFAGVAVTWTIGHIVTRYVFKQDVRIAVIAGISSAFANNIFIGLPLVGRSVGDEGLVALSILLAIHLPVMMIAGTILMENATHKAVGGEKRSMAAVFKQVGRNLVTNPLVIGLVIGLSTNVSGVTLTPILKTVVDQIASMAGPAALISLGMALTKYTIRGNLGIAVTMTVFKLLLLPACVWAMGHALGLSREWTAALVLTSSVPTGVNAWLIANRFGIGHSVAASTISISTATGVLSVSLWAWLLS from the coding sequence ATGTCTGCCGTTGCCGCTAACGTCGCTCCGATTTTCATTCTCATCCTGATTGGCTGGCTTACAGTCAAGGCCGGTCTGTTCCGTGCCGATGCCGGCGAGATTCTCAGCGATTTCGTGTTCAAGATCGCCGTGCCGACACTGATCTTTCGCACGCTTGCGGAAGCGAACTTCCACGGTGCGTCGCCCTTCCGGCTCTGGATTACCTATTTCGCCGGCGTGGCCGTGACCTGGACAATCGGACATATCGTCACCCGTTACGTCTTCAAGCAGGATGTGCGTATCGCCGTCATTGCCGGGATTTCCTCGGCCTTCGCCAACAATATCTTCATCGGCCTACCGCTCGTTGGCCGGTCCGTTGGCGATGAGGGGCTGGTGGCGCTTTCCATTCTGCTGGCCATCCACCTGCCGGTCATGATGATTGCCGGCACGATCCTGATGGAGAACGCCACGCACAAGGCCGTCGGGGGTGAAAAGCGAAGCATGGCTGCGGTCTTCAAACAGGTCGGTCGCAACCTCGTTACCAATCCGCTGGTGATTGGCCTTGTGATTGGCCTTTCAACCAATGTTTCCGGTGTGACGCTGACACCCATCCTCAAAACCGTGGTCGATCAGATTGCTTCAATGGCAGGGCCAGCGGCGCTCATCTCGCTCGGCATGGCGCTGACGAAATACACCATTCGCGGCAATCTTGGCATTGCCGTTACCATGACGGTGTTTAAACTGCTGCTCTTGCCCGCCTGCGTGTGGGCTATGGGCCACGCTCTCGGCCTTAGCCGGGAATGGACTGCGGCCCTTGTGCTCACCTCGTCGGTGCCGACGGGGGTGAACGCCTGGCTGATCGCCAATCGCTTTGGCATCGGCCACAGCGTCGCGGCCTCCACCATCAGCATTTCCACGGCGACCGGCGTTCTTTCCGTGTCGCTGTGGGCTTGGCTGCTGAGCTGA
- a CDS encoding class I SAM-dependent methyltransferase, giving the protein MSRDAVKTLFHPFAAEMLDMPKEGERVLFLGAEAGPRLDGFDAEIIAVQHLRPLYRALQAQGAQVTPDISGEDYDAALLLCGKHRGENENRVAEALSRVKAGGLIVAAGSKEDGIVTLRKTLAKLGIEADSTPKYHGVALWFKRPDDVSSALSKLAQKPVTVEGRFTALPGMFSHDRVDDGSELLASRLPTDFDGNAADFGAGWGYLSVMLAEKSPRTARIDLFEADWNALEFAKTNLLENNPRLTARFFWQDLANEPPKEKYDLIIMNPPFHAAGQAAEPALGQAFIKTAAGALRSGGKLLMVANRGMPYEPVLAAEFRTSAEVCRNARFKILSAQK; this is encoded by the coding sequence ATGAGCCGCGACGCTGTTAAAACCCTTTTCCACCCCTTTGCCGCAGAAATGCTCGATATGCCGAAAGAGGGCGAACGCGTTCTGTTTCTGGGAGCGGAGGCTGGCCCGCGGCTGGATGGTTTTGACGCGGAGATCATTGCCGTTCAGCATCTTCGGCCACTTTACCGGGCTCTGCAGGCGCAGGGCGCGCAGGTCACCCCGGACATTTCGGGCGAGGATTACGATGCGGCACTGTTGCTGTGCGGTAAACATCGTGGCGAGAACGAAAACCGCGTCGCGGAAGCACTGTCCCGCGTGAAAGCCGGCGGCCTGATCGTCGCGGCGGGATCAAAGGAAGACGGCATCGTGACGCTGCGCAAGACGCTGGCAAAGCTTGGCATCGAGGCCGACTCGACGCCCAAATACCATGGTGTCGCGCTTTGGTTCAAACGTCCGGACGATGTTTCCTCGGCTCTCTCGAAGCTTGCCCAGAAGCCCGTGACGGTTGAAGGCCGCTTCACCGCCCTGCCCGGCATGTTCTCACATGACCGCGTCGATGACGGCTCGGAGCTTCTCGCATCGCGCCTGCCGACCGATTTTGACGGCAACGCCGCTGATTTTGGCGCGGGCTGGGGTTACCTCTCGGTAATGCTGGCGGAAAAATCGCCGCGCACGGCCCGCATCGACCTGTTTGAGGCGGACTGGAATGCGCTTGAATTTGCGAAGACCAATCTTCTTGAAAACAATCCGCGACTGACGGCACGTTTCTTCTGGCAGGATCTGGCGAACGAACCGCCGAAGGAAAAATACGATCTCATCATCATGAACCCGCCTTTCCACGCGGCGGGACAGGCGGCAGAGCCCGCTCTCGGTCAGGCTTTCATCAAGACGGCAGCCGGCGCGCTTCGCAGCGGCGGCAAGCTGCTGATGGTTGCCAATCGCGGCATGCCCTATGAGCCGGTACTGGCAGCGGAGTTCCGCACCAGCGCCGAGGTATGCCGTAACGCCCGCTTCAAGATCCTCAGCGCTCAGAAATAA
- the pnp gene encoding polyribonucleotide nucleotidyltransferase, with the protein MFNKHSVEIEWAGRPLKLETGKVARQADGAVIATYGETMVLATVVSAKSPKPGQDFFPLTVNYQEKTYAAGKIPGGYFKREGRPSENETLVSRLIDRPIRPLFPEGYKNDTQVVVTVIQHDLENNPDILSMVATSAALTLSGIPFMGPIGGARVGYINGEYVLNPHLDEMEESTLDLVVAGTSDAVLMVESEAKELNEEIMLGAVMFGHKGFQPVIDAIIKLAEVAAKEPREFEPEDFSALENEMLALAETELRTAYKITEKAARYAAVDAVKAKVKAHFLPEEGEAKYSPEEIGAVFKHLQAKIVRWNVLDTKSRIDGRDLSTVRPIISEVGLLPRTHGSALFTRGETQAIVVATLGTGEDEQYVDSLTGMYKERFLLHYNFPPYSVGETGRMGSPGRREIGHGKLAWRAIRPMLPTAEQFPYTLRVVSEITESNGSSSMATVCGTSLALMDAGVPLAKPVAGIAMGLILEGERFAVLSDILGDEDHLGDMDFKVAGTADGITSLQMDIKIAGITEEIMKIALEQAQGGRKHILGEMANAITESRSQLGEFAPRIEVMNIPVDKIREVIGSGGKVIREIVEKTGAKINIEDDGTVKIASSSGKEIEAARKWIHSIVAEPEVGAIYEGTVVKTADFGAFVNFFGARDGLVHISQLASERVAKTSDVVKEGDKVWVKLMGFDERGKVRLSMKVVDQATGQEVAADKKKEDGEAAAE; encoded by the coding sequence ATGTTCAATAAGCACTCCGTGGAAATCGAATGGGCAGGCCGCCCGCTGAAGCTCGAGACCGGCAAGGTTGCCCGTCAGGCTGACGGCGCCGTCATCGCAACCTACGGCGAGACGATGGTTCTCGCGACCGTGGTTTCCGCAAAGTCTCCGAAGCCCGGCCAGGACTTCTTCCCGCTGACCGTCAACTACCAGGAAAAGACCTATGCAGCCGGCAAGATTCCCGGCGGTTATTTCAAGCGCGAAGGCCGTCCGAGCGAAAACGAAACCCTCGTTTCGCGTCTGATCGACCGCCCGATCCGCCCGCTTTTCCCTGAAGGTTACAAGAACGACACGCAGGTTGTCGTGACCGTCATCCAGCACGATCTGGAAAACAACCCCGACATTCTGTCGATGGTCGCCACTTCGGCTGCGCTGACCCTTTCCGGCATCCCGTTCATGGGTCCGATCGGCGGCGCGCGCGTTGGCTACATCAACGGCGAATATGTTCTGAACCCGCATCTGGACGAGATGGAAGAATCCACGCTTGATCTGGTTGTTGCCGGCACCTCCGACGCCGTTCTGATGGTTGAATCGGAAGCCAAGGAACTCAACGAAGAGATCATGCTCGGCGCCGTCATGTTCGGCCACAAGGGCTTCCAGCCGGTTATCGACGCGATCATCAAGCTTGCCGAAGTTGCCGCCAAGGAACCCCGCGAATTCGAACCGGAAGATTTCTCCGCGCTCGAAAACGAAATGCTGGCTCTGGCCGAAACCGAACTGCGCACCGCCTACAAGATCACCGAAAAGGCTGCCCGCTACGCTGCCGTCGATGCCGTGAAGGCGAAGGTCAAGGCCCACTTCCTGCCGGAAGAAGGCGAAGCCAAGTACAGCCCGGAAGAAATCGGCGCCGTCTTCAAGCACCTGCAGGCGAAGATCGTTCGCTGGAACGTTCTCGACACCAAGAGCCGCATCGACGGCCGCGACCTGTCGACCGTTCGTCCGATCATTTCGGAAGTCGGCCTGCTGCCGCGCACGCACGGTTCGGCGCTGTTCACCCGCGGTGAAACCCAGGCGATCGTTGTTGCGACGCTCGGCACCGGCGAAGACGAACAGTATGTCGACTCGCTCACCGGCATGTACAAAGAACGCTTCCTGCTGCATTACAACTTCCCGCCCTACTCGGTCGGTGAAACAGGCCGCATGGGCTCCCCGGGCCGTCGCGAAATCGGTCACGGCAAGCTCGCATGGCGCGCGATCCGTCCGATGCTGCCGACTGCGGAACAGTTCCCCTACACGCTGCGCGTCGTTTCCGAAATCACCGAGTCCAACGGCTCTTCGTCGATGGCAACGGTTTGCGGCACCTCGCTTGCACTGATGGATGCCGGCGTTCCGCTGGCAAAGCCGGTTGCCGGTATCGCCATGGGCCTTATCCTTGAAGGCGAGCGCTTTGCGGTTCTCTCCGACATCCTCGGCGACGAAGACCACCTCGGCGACATGGACTTCAAGGTTGCGGGTACGGCCGACGGCATCACCTCGCTGCAGATGGACATCAAGATCGCCGGTATCACCGAAGAGATCATGAAAATCGCTCTGGAGCAGGCACAGGGTGGCCGCAAGCACATTCTCGGCGAAATGGCCAACGCCATCACCGAGAGCCGCAGCCAGCTCGGCGAATTCGCACCGCGCATCGAAGTCATGAACATTCCGGTCGACAAGATCCGTGAAGTCATCGGCTCCGGCGGCAAGGTCATTCGCGAAATCGTTGAAAAGACCGGCGCCAAGATCAACATCGAAGACGACGGCACCGTCAAGATCGCTTCTTCTTCCGGCAAGGAAATCGAAGCGGCCCGCAAGTGGATCCACTCGATCGTTGCTGAACCGGAAGTCGGCGCCATCTACGAAGGCACGGTCGTAAAGACCGCTGACTTCGGCGCTTTCGTCAACTTCTTCGGCGCCCGCGACGGCCTCGTCCACATCTCGCAGCTCGCTTCCGAGCGTGTGGCCAAGACCTCCGACGTCGTCAAGGAAGGCGACAAGGTCTGGGTCAAGCTGATGGGCTTCGACGAGCGTGGCAAGGTTCGCCTGTCCATGAAGGTTGTCGACCAGGCAACCGGCCAGGAAGTTGCTGCCGACAAGAAGAAGGAAGACGGCGAAGCCGCTGCCGAATAA
- the rpsO gene encoding 30S ribosomal protein S15 — MSITAERKAALITEYATKAGDTGSPEVQVAILTERINNLTGHFKDHKKDNHSRRGLLTLVSSRRSLLDYLKKKDEARYTKLIGALGIRR, encoded by the coding sequence ATGTCGATTACTGCAGAGCGCAAAGCCGCCCTCATCACGGAATATGCCACCAAGGCAGGTGACACCGGTTCTCCGGAAGTTCAGGTCGCAATCCTGACCGAGCGGATCAACAACCTCACCGGTCACTTCAAGGACCACAAGAAGGACAACCACTCCCGTCGTGGCCTTCTGACGCTGGTTTCGAGCCGTCGTTCGCTTCTCGACTATCTGAAGAAGAAGGACGAAGCCCGTTACACCAAGCTGATCGGTGCTCTCGGCATTCGCCGCTAA